A genome region from Euzebyales bacterium includes the following:
- a CDS encoding NADP-dependent oxidoreductase → MADERSNRQWRLARRPDGAFTPDDVVLAEEPVPEPADGQALVRVSHLSMDPTIRGWMERDTYLPRIPEGGVVRGLGVGTVVASRSDRYAEGDLVSGMTGWQEWALADDDRRSMQVLPAGTDPVDAVGLFGPTGLAAYFGMLEVGRPVEGETVLVSGAAGATGSVAGQIARHRGCRVIGTAGSAAKCRAVVDDHGFDACINYRAERISSRLRQLCPDGVDVFFDNVGGDVLEAALANLARHARIVVCGAISQYDGAPPRGPRNYTQLIVRRARMEGFLVFDYAERYPEAIADLNRWAQEGVITHHVDMVDGFEHVPMAFGRLFSGDKRGKNAVCLT, encoded by the coding sequence ATGGCTGACGAGCGGAGCAACAGGCAGTGGCGGCTCGCGCGGCGACCCGACGGGGCGTTCACGCCCGACGACGTGGTGCTCGCTGAGGAGCCCGTGCCTGAGCCGGCAGACGGCCAGGCGCTCGTGCGCGTCAGCCACCTGTCGATGGACCCGACCATCCGCGGGTGGATGGAGCGCGACACGTACTTGCCGAGGATCCCCGAGGGCGGAGTGGTCCGCGGCCTCGGCGTCGGCACGGTCGTTGCCTCGCGCTCGGACCGCTACGCCGAGGGTGACCTGGTCAGCGGGATGACCGGCTGGCAGGAGTGGGCGCTGGCCGACGACGACCGGCGCAGCATGCAGGTGCTGCCGGCGGGCACCGATCCGGTGGATGCCGTCGGCCTGTTCGGGCCGACGGGCCTGGCCGCCTACTTCGGCATGCTGGAGGTCGGTCGTCCGGTCGAGGGCGAGACCGTGCTGGTCAGCGGCGCGGCCGGCGCGACCGGTTCGGTCGCGGGCCAGATCGCACGACACCGCGGGTGCCGCGTGATCGGTACGGCGGGTAGCGCCGCCAAGTGCCGGGCGGTCGTCGACGACCACGGCTTCGACGCGTGCATCAACTACCGCGCGGAGCGGATCTCGTCACGGCTCAGGCAGCTGTGCCCGGACGGCGTCGACGTCTTCTTCGACAACGTCGGCGGTGACGTGCTCGAGGCGGCCCTGGCCAACCTCGCGCGGCATGCCCGCATCGTGGTCTGCGGTGCGATCTCGCAGTACGACGGCGCACCGCCGCGTGGTCCCCGCAACTACACCCAGCTCATCGTGCGCCGCGCCCGCATGGAGGGTTTCCTGGTCTTCGACTACGCCGAGCGCTACCCGGAGGCCATCGCCGACCTCAACCGCTGGGCCCAGGAGGGCGTCATCACCCATCATGTCGACATGGTCGACGGCTTCGAGCACGTGCCCATGGCGTTCGGACGCCTCTTCTCGGGAGACAAGCGCGGCAAGAACGCTGTCTGCCTGACATGA
- a CDS encoding DUF1269 domain-containing protein, whose protein sequence is MEAQWRGLPVTAVAAEREGLIVATLTVLKFPTAEGARQVLNAIEGMQSQALIKVHDAAMVNWPADKKKPKTEQLSSMVGVGAWSGAFWGLLFGILFFVPLLGAAVGAAVGAWSGSLADVGIDDDFINQVRDQITPGTSALFLLTSDAVLDRVRDGLKQFDFEILTTNLSAEDEQRLREAFEHDHEA, encoded by the coding sequence ATGGAAGCGCAGTGGCGGGGCCTTCCCGTCACCGCGGTCGCTGCTGAACGGGAGGGGCTCATCGTGGCCACGTTGACCGTACTGAAGTTCCCGACCGCCGAGGGTGCCCGCCAGGTGCTCAACGCGATCGAAGGCATGCAGAGCCAGGCACTTATCAAGGTGCACGACGCAGCCATGGTCAACTGGCCTGCCGACAAGAAGAAGCCCAAGACCGAGCAGCTGAGCAGCATGGTCGGTGTCGGCGCCTGGAGCGGCGCGTTCTGGGGGTTGCTGTTCGGCATCCTGTTCTTCGTGCCGCTCCTCGGTGCGGCCGTCGGCGCGGCGGTGGGCGCGTGGAGCGGGAGCCTGGCCGACGTCGGCATCGACGACGACTTCATCAACCAGGTCCGCGACCAGATCACGCCCGGCACGTCGGCGCTGTTCCTGCTGACCAGTGACGCCGTGCTGGACCGGGTACGCGACGGCCTGAAGCAGTTCGACTTCGAGATCCTGACGACGAACCTGTCGGCCGAGGACGAGCAGCGTCTGCGGGAGGCCTTCGAGCACGACCACGAGGCGTGA
- a CDS encoding ATP-binding protein: MTDVDTTTESIEVLRERIAQLRDRLRSDVGFEQGAWGVDGHTFAYEVALSRPLPVGGYVILAARDGRRYLGQVVDQQIATRPGPQVAVDLASVLGAATPLGDAAVTVNIRLAAGSGLLLASVTDGAFGRVDRHATFDLAAIEEAPGQLVDDFISWSLGGATGLDTGSASFGTGEVLPLLAAKGFSRHTFLCGQSGSGKTYGLGVLLERLLLHTTIQMLILDPNSDYVGLGDLLPPEQSGAEGEAYDRVARHWEQLRSRVAVLGPGDGATPFKVLFGQLTLDQQAIVLGLDPLRDQDDFAAYRALRDEAGEAGRRLAPLLARAERSNDPRMRRLATRIRNVGAPDWPVWADEHDATVLEVLPPDFRVAVIDLGRSDSAQDRAVRSAATLEWLWRNRHERVPRLIVIDEAHNVCPQAPADPIQAIGTEHVIRIAAEGRKYGLYLLLSTQQPQKIHANVLAQCDNLILLRMNSTVDIDHLANAFGFVPPTLLHQAAAFRLGEGLVAGRISSHALRYQGARRWTREGGADVPATWASPAD; encoded by the coding sequence GTGACCGACGTCGACACGACCACGGAGAGCATCGAAGTGCTTCGTGAGCGGATCGCCCAGTTGCGTGACAGGCTGCGCAGCGACGTCGGCTTCGAGCAGGGCGCCTGGGGCGTTGACGGCCACACGTTCGCGTACGAGGTCGCGTTGTCGCGCCCGCTTCCGGTCGGCGGCTACGTCATCCTGGCGGCACGGGACGGCCGGAGGTACCTCGGACAGGTCGTGGACCAGCAGATCGCCACCCGGCCCGGGCCGCAGGTAGCGGTCGACCTCGCGTCCGTGCTCGGCGCGGCGACGCCGCTCGGCGATGCTGCGGTCACGGTCAACATCCGGCTCGCCGCGGGCAGCGGCCTGCTGCTCGCCAGCGTGACCGACGGCGCGTTCGGCCGGGTCGACCGGCATGCAACCTTCGATCTCGCCGCGATCGAGGAGGCTCCCGGCCAGCTCGTGGACGACTTCATCTCCTGGAGCCTGGGCGGTGCGACGGGCCTCGACACCGGCTCGGCGTCCTTCGGGACCGGCGAGGTGCTGCCCCTGCTGGCCGCCAAGGGCTTCAGCCGCCACACGTTCCTGTGCGGGCAGTCGGGGTCGGGCAAGACCTACGGTCTCGGCGTGCTGCTCGAGCGCCTGCTGCTGCACACCACGATCCAGATGCTGATCCTGGACCCGAACTCCGACTACGTCGGGCTCGGCGATCTGCTGCCGCCGGAGCAGTCCGGTGCCGAGGGGGAGGCGTACGACCGCGTGGCGCGGCACTGGGAGCAGCTGCGCTCCCGCGTCGCCGTCCTGGGCCCGGGAGACGGCGCGACGCCGTTCAAGGTCCTGTTCGGCCAGCTGACGCTCGACCAGCAGGCAATCGTGCTCGGACTGGACCCGCTCCGCGATCAGGACGACTTCGCCGCGTACCGGGCACTGCGTGACGAGGCGGGTGAGGCCGGCCGGCGGCTGGCGCCGCTGCTGGCCCGCGCCGAGCGCTCCAACGACCCCCGCATGCGCCGCCTCGCCACGCGCATCCGCAACGTCGGGGCGCCGGACTGGCCCGTCTGGGCAGATGAGCACGACGCCACGGTGCTCGAGGTGCTGCCACCCGACTTCCGCGTCGCCGTCATCGACCTCGGCAGGAGCGACTCGGCGCAGGACCGCGCGGTCCGGTCGGCCGCGACGCTGGAGTGGCTGTGGCGCAACCGTCATGAGCGTGTACCCCGTCTGATCGTGATCGACGAGGCCCACAACGTGTGTCCGCAGGCGCCGGCCGACCCGATCCAGGCGATTGGCACCGAGCACGTGATCCGCATCGCAGCGGAAGGCCGCAAGTACGGGCTGTACCTGCTGCTGTCGACCCAGCAGCCGCAGAAGATCCACGCCAATGTGCTCGCCCAGTGCGACAACCTGATCCTGCTGCGGATGAACTCCACAGTGGACATCGACCATCTGGCGAACGCCTTCGGCTTCGTGCCGCCGACCCTGCTGCACCAGGCGGCGGCGTTCCGCCTCGGGGAAGGGCTGGTGGCCGGAAGGATCAGCTCCCACGCGCTGCGCTACCAGGGGGCGCGGCGCTGGACGCGCGAGGGAGGTGCCGACGTCCCGGCGACGTGGGCGTCGCCGGCGGACTGA
- a CDS encoding response regulator, with protein sequence MVLDVALPGPDGLAVARRLRRDGCDLPILMLTARDAVEDRVAGLDAGADDYLVKPFALQELLARLRALLRRTTDDDVTDTVTFQDLRMDPVAREVRRGDRSGRRDAAGAHRGHRSGSGCAGVPDRRRRTVRGAHAAR encoded by the coding sequence ATGGTGCTTGACGTCGCACTGCCGGGGCCCGACGGCCTGGCGGTCGCGCGCCGCCTGCGGCGCGACGGCTGCGACCTGCCGATCCTGATGCTGACGGCCCGGGACGCGGTCGAGGACCGGGTCGCGGGCCTCGACGCGGGCGCCGACGACTACCTCGTCAAGCCGTTCGCGCTTCAGGAGCTGCTCGCACGGCTCCGTGCCCTGCTGCGCCGCACCACCGACGACGACGTCACCGACACGGTGACCTTCCAGGACCTGCGGATGGATCCGGTCGCGCGCGAGGTCCGCCGCGGCGACCGGTCCGGGCGACGTGACGCTGCGGGCGCGCATCGCGGTCACCGCAGCGGCAGCGGTTGCGCTGGCGTTCCTGATCGCCGCAGGCGGACTGTACGCGGCGCGCACGCTGCGCGGTGA